A single window of Oncorhynchus keta strain PuntledgeMale-10-30-2019 chromosome 34, Oket_V2, whole genome shotgun sequence DNA harbors:
- the LOC127915086 gene encoding uncharacterized protein LOC127915086, giving the protein MTDHHLKLNLSKTELLFLPGKDCPFHDLAITVDNSIVSSSQSAKNLGVILDNTLTFSTNIKAVSRSCRFMLYNIRRVRPCLTQEAAQVLIQALVISRLDYCNSLLAGLPACAIKPLQLIQNAAARLVFNLPKFSHVTPLLRSLHWLPVEARIRYKTMVLAYGAVRGTAPQYLQALIRPYTQTRALRSSTSGLLASLPLRKYSSRSAQSKLFAALAPQWWNKLPHDARTAESITTFRRHLKPHLFKEYLG; this is encoded by the coding sequence atgacggatcaccacctcaagctgaacctcagcaagacggagctcctcttcctcccggggaaggactgcccgttccatgatctcgccatcacggttgacaactccattgtgtcctcctcccagagcgctaagaaccttggcgtgatactggacaacaccctgacgttctcaactaacatcaaggcggtgtcccgttcctgtaggttcatgctctacaacatccgcagagtacgaccctgcctcacacaggaagcggcgcaggtcctaatccaggcacttgtcatctcccgtcttgattactgcaactcgctgttggctgggctccctgcctgtgccattaaacccctacaactcatccagaacgctgcagcccgtctggtgttcaaccttcccaagttctctcacgtcaccccgctcctccgctctctccactggcttccagttgaagctcgcatccgctacaagaccatggtgcttgcctacggagctgtgaggggaacggcacctcagtacctccaggctctgatcaggccctacacccaaacaagggcactgcgttcatccacctctggcctgctcgcctccctaccactgaggaagtacagttcccgctcagcccagtcaaaactgttcgctgctctggccccccaatggtggaacaaactccctcacgacgccaggacagcggagtcaatcaccaccttccggagacacctgaaaccccacctcttcaaggaatacctaggatag